From Acidobacteriota bacterium, one genomic window encodes:
- a CDS encoding DUF2442 domain-containing protein, with the protein MSGAGYGVHWPDLDEDICVEGLLLGKRSSASPSSFEHRLQRRREKLPQDAA; encoded by the coding sequence ATAAGCGGGGCTGGCTATGGAGTACATTGGCCGGACCTCGACGAAGACATCTGCGTCGAAGGACTGTTGCTCGGCAAGCGCTCGTCGGCGAGCCCGTCTTCCTTTGAGCACCGGTTGCAACGTCGCAGAGAGAAGCTGCCACAAGACGCGGCGTAG